In Zunongwangia sp. HGR-M22, the sequence ATAATAATTATGAAATTTAAAGTTTTTTAGTGTTTATTTTTTTGAAGAATTCTGCGCGATAGGTGTCACCTAGCGGAAGATTTTTTCCGTTGATCCAAACTTCAGAAGTATCGGTTTTTTCAATTTTATTTAGAGCAACAATGTATGATTTATGAATTTTAATAAATTGATCTTCAGGTAGACTTTGTTGGATTTTCTTCAATGTATTATAAGTCACTAGCTGCTCGTTTTTGGTGTGAATCACTACATAATTTTTAATGCTTTCAGCATAAAGAATATCATCTAATTTTACTTTTTGAAAGCGATTTTTTCCATCAGTTTTTACAAAAAAATAGTCTTCAGATTTTACAATTTCAGTGCTTATTTCCGAAGAAAATTTCTTTTTTACTTTCTCTACAGCTTCAATCAATCTGGGAAATGCGATTGGTTTTAAAAGATAATCGACGGCATTTACCTGAAATCCTTCAACTGCAAATTGCGCATAAGCGGTAGTAAAGATAATATTGGTCGAATCTCCAATAATTTTTGAAAGTTGAATTCCGGTAAGTTCGGGCATCTGTATATCCAGAAATACCAGATCTGGTTTATGTTTTTTGATTAATTCTAAACCTTCTAAAGCATCGGTAGATGAAGCCAGCAATTCTAAATCCTTCATTTTTCCTATAAAAGTTTCCAGCACTTTAATTGCCGGCGGTTCGTCGTCGATAATGATACATTTTATAATCTTCGCCATTATTTTAAAGGAAATTGAAGTTTTACAAAATAAGAATTTTCTTTTTTGAAGTGTTCTAAATGATAGTCTTTGCCAAAAAGTAGCATTAATCTTTGCTTAATATTTTTATAGCCAATTCCCGATTCAGCATAGTTTTGCTGAGGTTTAAAATAGTTTTCGACTTTAAAATGAAGCTGATTTTTATCGATTTTCAATAGGATGTCAACAGGTTTTTCTCGCTGATTTAAAATTCCGTGTTTAAAGGCATTTTCTACGAAATGAATTAAAAGTAAAGCGGGGATTTTTGTGTTTCCGACCTCTTCAGGGAAATTGGCATTAATAAAAAGTTGATTCGAAAACCGACGCTGAAAAAGATTAATATAATTTTTAATAAAATGAATTTCATCTTTCAGCAAAACATATTCGCTTTCATTTTCGTAAGTGACATAGCGAAGCATTTCTGAAAGTTTAAGAATGTCGTCGCTAAGTTTTTCATCGACCACCAAAGCATCTGCGTAAAAACTATTAAGTGTGTTGAATAAAAAATGCGGACTCAACTGTGATTTCAAAACCTGAAGTTCAGCCTGTTTTTTCTCCAAACTTAGCTCGCTAATTCGCTTATTGATGCTGAATTGATATTTTACAAAATAGAAAATCAAACTCAAAAGAAATATTCGGATCGCGTAATACGAGTTATCGAAAATATAAAAAAGTGGTTTTCGGGAATTGGGATAGTAATTATGCTCTCCCGTAAAACCATACATAATCACTTCTTCTATAAGATACCGAAGCCCGGCAAAATACAATAAACTAAATACTAATCCTAAAAATAAGTATCTCCATTTTTTCTGCGGAATTGTTTTAGGAGCGATGAAACAGTAAACTAAATAAAATAAACTCACCTGCAAAAGGGCAAATTCTAAACTTCTTAAGCTGAATGTTGTAGTTCCCCGAAGTACAATTTCAGCAAAAATATCCATTGCAAAAAAGAGTACCCAAAAGATCAAATGATATGTGACTTCCTGTTTTTTGGTCATAACTCGTTTAACAATAATACATTAATTTCAGGAAAATTGGCTTTTAGTTCTTTTTCGATGCGATAAATATGCGCTGCCCCTACAATCACTACGCTTTTTTTAGCTGAATTTCCCATAACTTGAGATCCTATATTTTGTGCCATACGATGATTTCTACGATTCCAAAAATTCAAGCCTTCGAGACAACTTTCTGTTTGATTTTTCACATAGCTGAAAGAGGCTAATTGATCTAAACGCTTCAGAGATTTTCTTTTGTTTACGTAGAAGCCCAATCTACCAAAGAGTGCAGGAATAATAGCCTTATTATAGTGCTTTTTGTTTAGTTTCTGGTTGATTTTATTATCGCCATTTTCGCGGCCATCTTCTGCACAGTTTTGCCAGGCTTGATGATATTCTTTATTAGTTTGCTGATCGTCCATTGATTGTAATTTTTTGATGTTTAATTGTAGGGCAAGTTTGGCAGTGAGATCGCCATCTTCGTGCCGAGTAGGTTTTGATGAACCTGAAATCCCATATTGCTGAATATAAGAATAGAAGTCATAATTTGCATAATCACGCAGATACCCAAAAGATTTGATAAGTTCTTTTAAATCTTTTTGAGTTAAGGCATTGAAGTTTTTATTTAATAATTTCTGAAATCGAGATTGGTCAAAATTGTAATTATTTTGAAGCGAATCTGAAAGTGCGTAAAATTCTTTATAACTGTTAGACCAGCCATCTTTTAGATACTCCCAACTAATCGAATCGTTTGGGCGCGGTGTTTCTACATAAATAGCTTCGGGTTGGTATTTCGCTACCTTTTTTAAGAGCGGTCTGTAACTATGCTTTACTATCTTTGGAACATTATGCATGGTTCCTATAAGTAGTACTTCTTTTTGTTGTCCAAAAGAGATCTGGCTTAGCGCTATGAAAATAAAGATGGTGATTAGCTTTTTCATGATTACAGGTCATTAAATTTTACCAGTTCAAATTCTGGGGTGCATTTAAAAAGCCATTTTAGGATAGAAACATGCCCGGCTCCAAAAATTACTAAGATTCGGTCATTCTGATTATGATTTATTTTCTGAATCTTCCTAAAGATCCTAAGATTTCTATTCATCCAAAACATCGACAATGCATCTGGACCTTCCATCTCTTCAGAAATAAATTGACCTCCTGAAATATAATCTCCAAATCCGCGATCCAACACTTTATCTGAATTCATATACTTAAAGGTTTTCAGCAGCGTGTTTTTGTATTCAACCTTATCTTTATATGAGTAAAATTCGTTGTAACGTCGCATAAATTTATCATCTCCTCCAAAGTGGTGTCGATCACTGATGCTATCTATATAATTTTGCGGTTTTTCAGAAGTTCTTTTTTTATATAGATCCAACATTAGATGTCCAGCATCAACACCATAAATAGTATCGAGTGCAAATCGATCTGCCAATCGCATTCCTATTTGACTGGATTCATTCGGTCTCAGTTTTTCTTCTCCATTTTTATACCTTTCGTAATTTTTTAAAAGATAACCAGTATTTTCACCGGTTTCGACCATGATCTTTGTGGGTTTGAATTTGCTGATGTAATTCAATAATTCCTGAAGTTCTTTTTGGCGTTTTTCAGAATAAATATTTATTTTCTTCTCTTCTGAAATTTTATGAGCATCCAAGCCTGGGTAATTAAAATGAAAACTTCCCACTAAAAGGACTTTGGGAACCTTTGCTCCCTTCCGAAGAAATTCATCTGGATCTTTTAAATTAGCTTGTGCTATTATTGAAGTGAAGCTAAAACTGAGTACAAGAGAAATTAAAATAGTTTTCATAAAAAAAGTGCTTTATAGATTTGAAACCAAAACTATAAAGCACTTGTCTTTTAATTTTTTAAATGAACTAAACACTCATTTTCTCAGGACAAAATGAGGTTTCTGTACAATTAAAATCTATAGCCAATCTGGAAACCTGCATTAAATTCGATTGCAGAAAACCGATCTTTTACCTCGTCACTAAAATTTCTTCCAATATTTATAAATGGTCCTAAAACAAATTTATTGTTGAAATTCCATTTATAACCGCCGCCTAGACCTACGATAAACGAATCCATATCTGTTTCTGATTCTACGATTCTTTCATCTATTGTTTCATCTTCTGTAAAATCACCTGTACGAATCTTGATAAAAGGATTGGCGTAAATTCCAGAACCTGCATCTTCTCCAAAATAGTAGTTATACCCAAACTTAAAGCTGGTCGTATTAAATTTTCTTGAACCACTTTCGCTATGATAATTTATACGGTCGTTAAATAGAACAATAGCTTCTACAGATTGATTCTCGTCTAAAAAACGCTCGTAACCAAATTCTACCGATGCAATAGCAATGGTGTTGGCGATATTTAATTTTATTTCATTTTGTGGATTTCCGCTGGTTTGCGCTTTAGCAAATGTGCTTAGACATATAGCACTTAGTAGAAAAAATACCTTCTTCATAAATCGATCTATTTTTGTTAGTGGCGCAAATATACTTTTTCAGTTTTAATAAATTTAATGTGATTGCATTTTAATTATTTCTGAAACAATAAGGCTGTTATGTTTAATCTGTTAGGAATAAGTGACTTTTGTGTTGAATGTGGTTCTTGTAGTAGTACCATAATTTACAATTTTACTCTTAAAACAATGATAAGGTTCTTAGAGGTTTGCTATAATTTTTATAATTTGGAACTCTATTTAAACAATCAAAAATGAGCATTTTCAGTAAAGATAAAATTGAGGAAGAACACCAGAAGAAACAGGAGGATTTTCAAGAAGAAGATGTAGAGACTGTTCTAGAGGAAGAGGAGAAAATCAAATCTAAATTTGAAAGTAAGAACGCGCTTAGACGATATTTTGATGATGCGCAAATCTTATTTAATTTGGTTAGAGATTACGCGAATGGTGATTATCGAGAAATCCCTTTTAATATTATAGCGGGTATTGGAGCTGCGCTGCTGTACGTATTGTCTCCTATAGATTTGATTCCAGATTTTATTCCTGTGGTAGGATATCTGGACGACGCTGCAGTTATTGCTTTTTCTTTAAGTCTTATTGAAAAAGACCTGGCAGTTTATAAAGTTTGGAAAGCTAATCGAAAAGCTTAAATAATACAATCAAAAAAGTCCGCTTTATAGCGGACTTTTTTGATTGTATCTGAGTTTAAATAATTCCGTTATTCGCTACCCATTTAAAAGTATATTGATCTTGCGGAATTGCGATACGATCTGCAATTCTCGTCATTCTATCGGGAAGTTTCATTAAGTAATCACGAGCTTTTTCAGCTTCATCTGTTAAGGCCCTCATTTTATCAATTTCCCAATAGTCATTTAATTTTTTAAGAATATCGATATAATCGTAGGTGGTATACACACCAAGGCGTTGTGCTGCATTCGAGAAGTTTTCGAAAGCTTCAGCAATTCCCTGTCCGCTCTCTCTTAAAAATTGAGCTGGCATGACAATTTTTTTCTTCATCATGTCGTGGAATGCAATCATCATTTCACTTGGATCGTGCTCAAATATGGTTTTTACAAATTCTCGATATGCCATGTAATGGCGCATCTCGTCTCCGGCAATGATGTTACACATTTTTCCAAGCATTTTATTGCCTTTTTTCTTCGCTAATTGTCCCACACGTTTATGAGAAATATTAGTGGCTAATTCCTGAAAACTGGTGTATACAAAGTTTTTATAAGGATCTCTACCAGTACCAATATCAAAACCATCGTTTATTAAATGCTGCGTGGTTTTTTCGATTTCTCGCATATCTACACGACCAGATAAATAAAGGTATTTATTAAGAGTATCACCGTGGCGATTTTCTTCACCTGTCCAGTGTCTTACCCATTTAGACCATGGATTTTGTTCGCCATCGGCACGACGTTGTTGGTCTACACCTTCTACATCCATTAGCCAGCTTTCGTAAGTAGGTAGGGCTTCTTCAGTAACCATATCTGCCACTAAAACAACCCAAAAATCGTAACCTAATTCTTTAGCTTCTTCGCGTAGTTGTTTCGCATTTTCTAAACCTTCTTCTCCCTGTAGATTAGGCAAAAGATCGGTAGGTTGCCAAATATCATCTACGGGAATTAGATATTCGTCAATAAACCCATCTACTTTTTTTTCGATGGTCTTCATTACTTCAAGTCTTATGTTTTCTAGGGCCATTATTTTTCTATGTTACTGTAAATTAATGAAAATTGTCTAAATTACAGAGTTATTAGCAAGTTAAAATGCAATAATCATGCAATTATTTTAACTAAATGCATGGTTTGCAAATTAAAGGGAAATACATTGAATTACAAAGAGCTAAATTTTTTACACTTGTAAATC encodes:
- a CDS encoding sensor histidine kinase yields the protein MTKKQEVTYHLIFWVLFFAMDIFAEIVLRGTTTFSLRSLEFALLQVSLFYLVYCFIAPKTIPQKKWRYLFLGLVFSLLYFAGLRYLIEEVIMYGFTGEHNYYPNSRKPLFYIFDNSYYAIRIFLLSLIFYFVKYQFSINKRISELSLEKKQAELQVLKSQLSPHFLFNTLNSFYADALVVDEKLSDDILKLSEMLRYVTYENESEYVLLKDEIHFIKNYINLFQRRFSNQLFINANFPEEVGNTKIPALLLIHFVENAFKHGILNQREKPVDILLKIDKNQLHFKVENYFKPQQNYAESGIGYKNIKQRLMLLFGKDYHLEHFKKENSYFVKLQFPLK
- a CDS encoding DUF5694 domain-containing protein: MKKLITIFIFIALSQISFGQQKEVLLIGTMHNVPKIVKHSYRPLLKKVAKYQPEAIYVETPRPNDSISWEYLKDGWSNSYKEFYALSDSLQNNYNFDQSRFQKLLNKNFNALTQKDLKELIKSFGYLRDYANYDFYSYIQQYGISGSSKPTRHEDGDLTAKLALQLNIKKLQSMDDQQTNKEYHQAWQNCAEDGRENGDNKINQKLNKKHYNKAIIPALFGRLGFYVNKRKSLKRLDQLASFSYVKNQTESCLEGLNFWNRRNHRMAQNIGSQVMGNSAKKSVVIVGAAHIYRIEKELKANFPEINVLLLNEL
- a CDS encoding YkvA family protein; this encodes MSIFSKDKIEEEHQKKQEDFQEEDVETVLEEEEKIKSKFESKNALRRYFDDAQILFNLVRDYANGDYREIPFNIIAGIGAALLYVLSPIDLIPDFIPVVGYLDDAAVIAFSLSLIEKDLAVYKVWKANRKA
- a CDS encoding LytR/AlgR family response regulator transcription factor produces the protein MAKIIKCIIIDDEPPAIKVLETFIGKMKDLELLASSTDALEGLELIKKHKPDLVFLDIQMPELTGIQLSKIIGDSTNIIFTTAYAQFAVEGFQVNAVDYLLKPIAFPRLIEAVEKVKKKFSSEISTEIVKSEDYFFVKTDGKNRFQKVKLDDILYAESIKNYVVIHTKNEQLVTYNTLKKIQQSLPEDQFIKIHKSYIVALNKIEKTDTSEVWINGKNLPLGDTYRAEFFKKINTKKL
- a CDS encoding DUF3575 domain-containing protein → MKKVFFLLSAICLSTFAKAQTSGNPQNEIKLNIANTIAIASVEFGYERFLDENQSVEAIVLFNDRINYHSESGSRKFNTTSFKFGYNYYFGEDAGSGIYANPFIKIRTGDFTEDETIDERIVESETDMDSFIVGLGGGYKWNFNNKFVLGPFINIGRNFSDEVKDRFSAIEFNAGFQIGYRF
- a CDS encoding acyl-ACP desaturase, translated to MALENIRLEVMKTIEKKVDGFIDEYLIPVDDIWQPTDLLPNLQGEEGLENAKQLREEAKELGYDFWVVLVADMVTEEALPTYESWLMDVEGVDQQRRADGEQNPWSKWVRHWTGEENRHGDTLNKYLYLSGRVDMREIEKTTQHLINDGFDIGTGRDPYKNFVYTSFQELATNISHKRVGQLAKKKGNKMLGKMCNIIAGDEMRHYMAYREFVKTIFEHDPSEMMIAFHDMMKKKIVMPAQFLRESGQGIAEAFENFSNAAQRLGVYTTYDYIDILKKLNDYWEIDKMRALTDEAEKARDYLMKLPDRMTRIADRIAIPQDQYTFKWVANNGII
- a CDS encoding DUF5694 domain-containing protein; amino-acid sequence: MKTILISLVLSFSFTSIIAQANLKDPDEFLRKGAKVPKVLLVGSFHFNYPGLDAHKISEEKKINIYSEKRQKELQELLNYISKFKPTKIMVETGENTGYLLKNYERYKNGEEKLRPNESSQIGMRLADRFALDTIYGVDAGHLMLDLYKKRTSEKPQNYIDSISDRHHFGGDDKFMRRYNEFYSYKDKVEYKNTLLKTFKYMNSDKVLDRGFGDYISGGQFISEEMEGPDALSMFWMNRNLRIFRKIQKINHNQNDRILVIFGAGHVSILKWLFKCTPEFELVKFNDL